A single window of Pontibacillus chungwhensis DNA harbors:
- a CDS encoding YitT family protein: MFFLEIKRILIVVISAVLNAISLNFFLIKANVYASGFTGVAQLLSSVMQDYVGFGITTGVLLFILNIPVIILGWYKVGKGFTIYSIISVVFTTFFLEVIPVKQLSTDILLNSVFGGVIGALGVGLTLKWGASTGGMDIVAMVLSRIKDRPIGTYFFILNGLIIILAGLLYDEEKALYTIVTLYVSTRVIDAVHTRHEKLTAMIITTEAEALQRAIHSKMVRGITTVPARGAFTNQEKDMLIMVITRYELYDLEHTIKDVDPNAFTNIVQTTGIFGFFRRGD; the protein is encoded by the coding sequence ATGTTTTTTCTAGAAATAAAACGAATATTAATTGTGGTAATTAGTGCTGTTTTAAATGCTATTTCCCTAAACTTTTTCCTTATTAAAGCGAATGTTTACGCAAGTGGATTTACAGGGGTAGCACAGCTTCTCTCAAGCGTTATGCAGGATTACGTAGGATTTGGTATTACGACTGGTGTGTTACTCTTTATTTTAAACATTCCGGTAATTATTTTAGGTTGGTACAAAGTGGGAAAAGGGTTTACAATTTATAGTATCATCTCTGTTGTGTTTACCACCTTCTTCCTCGAAGTGATTCCTGTTAAACAACTTTCAACAGATATTCTCTTAAACTCCGTATTTGGTGGAGTGATCGGGGCGTTAGGTGTAGGCCTCACATTGAAGTGGGGTGCTTCTACAGGTGGTATGGATATCGTGGCGATGGTATTGTCTCGCATTAAAGATCGACCAATTGGGACTTATTTCTTTATTTTAAATGGATTGATTATCATCTTAGCCGGTTTATTGTATGATGAAGAAAAGGCCCTTTATACGATTGTGACGCTTTACGTCTCAACGCGTGTGATTGATGCTGTCCATACTCGTCATGAGAAGTTAACCGCTATGATCATTACGACTGAAGCAGAGGCTTTACAACGAGCGATCCATTCCAAAATGGTACGAGGGATTACAACGGTACCTGCACGTGGTGCTTTTACAAATCAGGAAAAGGACATGCTCATCATGGTCATAACGCGTTATGAATTATACGATCTCGAACATACGATTAAAGACGTTGATCCGAATGCATTTACAAACATCGTCCAAACCACTGGAATTTTCGGGTTCTTCCGACGTGGTGACTAA
- a CDS encoding Cof-type HAD-IIB family hydrolase produces MEKHLIALDLDGTLLSDQKTISERNKQAIHKAREAGHIVCIATGRPHRASIDYYNEMDLDTPMVNFNGALIHHPLNHNWDSIHSPMSIRTAREIIHTCHEIGVRNILAEVRDEVYLDQYDQEILDIFHTTDTPITIGSIKNHLNEDPTSILIHPNVEQVKHIREHLDEKHATMIEHRKWGAPWHVIEIVRAGLNKAVGLNKIAHYYHIPKERVIAFGDEDNDLEMLEFAGVGVAMDNAISELKDVSNEVTTSNEQDGIAVFLEQYLKLT; encoded by the coding sequence ATGGAAAAACATTTAATCGCTTTAGACTTAGATGGAACACTGCTAAGCGATCAGAAAACAATTAGCGAACGCAATAAACAAGCGATTCATAAGGCTCGAGAGGCTGGTCATATTGTATGCATCGCAACCGGTCGTCCACACAGAGCTAGTATTGATTACTACAATGAAATGGACCTCGACACGCCTATGGTGAACTTTAATGGTGCTTTAATTCACCATCCTTTAAATCATAATTGGGATTCAATTCATTCACCGATGTCCATCCGAACGGCTCGCGAAATTATACATACGTGTCACGAAATCGGCGTCCGCAACATTCTGGCTGAAGTTCGGGACGAGGTATACTTAGATCAATATGATCAGGAAATTCTTGATATTTTTCATACGACAGATACACCTATTACGATAGGAAGTATTAAGAATCACCTTAATGAAGATCCAACTTCTATCTTGATCCATCCAAATGTAGAACAAGTTAAACACATCCGCGAACACTTAGACGAGAAGCATGCCACGATGATTGAGCACCGCAAATGGGGAGCTCCTTGGCACGTGATCGAGATTGTACGCGCTGGTTTAAATAAAGCGGTAGGTTTGAACAAGATCGCTCACTACTACCACATTCCTAAGGAACGTGTTATCGCATTTGGTGATGAAGACAATGATCTTGAGATGCTTGAGTTTGCTGGGGTCGGAGTCGCGATGGATAATGCTATTAGCGAACTGAAGGATGTATCAAATGAGGTCACGACTTCTAATGAGCAAGATGGAATTGCTGTCTTTTTAGAGCAGTATTTAAAGCTCACTTAA
- a CDS encoding VC0807 family protein, translating to MNQKNIVVWDLICYIVFPLVVWNFIRDDIGDYYAMLLSSVPGIVYTIIRFKAVKKVQFFGIFMLANLVVGTLFDVLAGSALQLLWNRVYFALLGGGIFLGSMFIRKPIALYLMLDVMEMQGQNRKALRAKFMQKKVFFVFQLITFVFVFRELVFAGWKAWLIGQYGVEAFDQAIVIRQVMSWVLTGVTVIGYVYVFKLLQMTPPTNDNTKYST from the coding sequence GTGAATCAAAAGAATATCGTAGTTTGGGATTTAATCTGTTATATTGTGTTTCCTTTAGTCGTTTGGAACTTTATCAGAGATGACATCGGGGATTATTATGCGATGCTCTTGTCCTCTGTTCCGGGTATAGTCTATACGATCATCCGGTTTAAAGCGGTTAAAAAGGTCCAATTCTTCGGCATTTTCATGCTTGCAAACTTAGTCGTTGGGACGTTGTTCGACGTGCTAGCTGGCTCCGCCCTGCAACTATTATGGAATAGGGTTTACTTCGCTTTGTTAGGCGGAGGTATATTCTTAGGAAGTATGTTCATTCGAAAGCCGATTGCTCTATATTTAATGCTTGATGTGATGGAAATGCAAGGACAGAACCGGAAGGCGTTAAGAGCAAAGTTTATGCAGAAGAAAGTGTTCTTTGTCTTTCAGCTTATTACGTTTGTATTTGTCTTCCGTGAACTCGTCTTCGCGGGTTGGAAGGCCTGGCTCATCGGCCAATACGGTGTCGAAGCGTTCGACCAGGCGATCGTCATCAGGCAAGTTATGAGTTGGGTATTAACCGGTGTAACCGTCATCGGCTACGTATACGTCTTCAAACTTCTACAGATGACACCACCCACAAACGACAACACCAAATACTCTACCTAA
- a CDS encoding NifU N-terminal domain-containing protein, with product MSVQAKETPNPNAVKFDSDRMIFDGNGSVSVMPGQTSEHAILNDLMALNGVDNVFGFQNFITVNKKNDASWDELKQQVIDTIEGHGF from the coding sequence ATGAGTGTACAGGCAAAAGAAACGCCGAACCCTAATGCTGTTAAATTTGACAGTGACCGTATGATTTTTGACGGGAATGGAAGCGTATCAGTTATGCCCGGTCAAACGAGCGAACATGCCATTTTGAATGATCTTATGGCGCTGAACGGTGTAGATAATGTATTTGGCTTCCAGAACTTTATCACCGTTAACAAGAAAAACGACGCTTCATGGGATGAACTAAAACAACAAGTCATCGATACAATTGAAGGTCACGGATTTTAA
- a CDS encoding BsuPI-related putative proteinase inhibitor, with protein MKKLLVIVMAMLLIAAGCASLNESKAKDAEDTETVTGDETKEESPDTEASEETEDETSEQTNEDKKEQVDLQTLLEKVDMTATVNPEIEQVAFDFALKNGNDKAINLDFSSGQQYEILVKNENGEEVYRYSKGKSFTEAMVNEEIKPGKELAFKSEWNYKVDGKRVQPGNYTAEITVMPMKLNGQTIEAKPFQVEKSFEIPSEDQVFRNVKVEGENGQYTVTGEARVFEGSFMYNVEDGHRVLVPDTAVQTSQGAPNWGEFEFTVEISKDNLPSNGTLTLMMYEVSAKDGSVTNQKFVKLETFK; from the coding sequence ATGAAAAAACTTCTTGTAATTGTCATGGCAATGCTTCTGATTGCCGCAGGCTGTGCCAGCTTAAATGAATCGAAAGCGAAAGACGCTGAGGACACTGAGACCGTGACGGGTGATGAAACAAAAGAAGAATCACCAGATACGGAAGCCTCTGAAGAAACGGAAGACGAAACAAGTGAGCAAACAAATGAAGATAAGAAAGAACAAGTAGACCTTCAAACTCTTTTAGAAAAAGTAGATATGACGGCTACAGTAAACCCAGAAATTGAGCAAGTAGCTTTTGATTTTGCGTTGAAAAACGGTAATGACAAAGCGATTAACCTTGATTTTTCTTCTGGTCAACAATATGAGATTCTTGTAAAGAATGAAAACGGAGAAGAAGTATACCGTTACTCAAAAGGAAAATCGTTCACAGAAGCTATGGTGAATGAAGAGATTAAGCCTGGGAAAGAACTAGCGTTTAAATCCGAATGGAATTATAAAGTGGACGGGAAACGCGTTCAACCAGGGAATTATACAGCGGAAATTACAGTTATGCCTATGAAGCTGAATGGCCAAACAATTGAAGCGAAGCCATTCCAAGTAGAAAAATCGTTTGAAATCCCTTCAGAAGATCAAGTTTTCCGTAATGTGAAAGTAGAAGGGGAGAACGGTCAATATACAGTAACAGGTGAAGCGCGCGTGTTTGAAGGAAGCTTTATGTATAACGTAGAGGATGGACACAGAGTGTTAGTTCCGGACACAGCTGTTCAAACGAGCCAGGGCGCACCGAATTGGGGCGAATTTGAATTCACTGTAGAGATCTCTAAGGACAATCTTCCATCAAATGGTACATTAACGCTTATGATGTATGAAGTGAGTGCGAAAGATGGATCTGTAACGAATCAGAAATTTGTTAAACTCGAAACATTTAAATAA
- a CDS encoding DUF3813 family protein, translating into MQNNLFQQAKSAVSNITNRNGEAREKNIQTAKNCINSARANASQEEQAQLQQLESELERHQGLK; encoded by the coding sequence ATGCAGAATAACTTATTCCAGCAAGCAAAAAGTGCCGTATCTAATATCACTAACCGCAATGGTGAAGCGAGGGAGAAAAATATCCAAACAGCGAAGAACTGTATTAACTCAGCTCGCGCTAACGCTTCCCAAGAAGAACAAGCTCAACTTCAGCAGCTCGAATCAGAACTCGAGCGTCACCAAGGATTAAAATAA